The proteins below come from a single Fodinicurvata sp. EGI_FJ10296 genomic window:
- a CDS encoding FAD-binding oxidoreductase, with amino-acid sequence MRSEADPPAESADIVVIGGAAMGSAVACHLALDPAFSGRVVVIERDPSYQFCATARSAASIRQQFSTPLNIDISLYGIQAMRSLGDDLAVDGDRPDIALTEGGYLFLATPEKLDILDSNHRIQTQRGADILRLSPDDLSARFPWLAVDDIAGGCWGRSGEGWYDGYGLMRAFRRRAVAGGVTYRTGVATGVTTAGGRVTGVRLADGGVCPAAVVVDCAGTAAAGIAMTCGVAVPVHSRKRMVFTFTCPDPVPDMPLVVDPGGVYCRPEGQGFICGMSPPADRDPDCYDYDVDHTLFEETIWPVLARRIPAFERLRTGPAWAGHYDMNVFDSNAIVGGVPGVEGFYMATGFSGHGLQQAPAVGRGLAELIVHGGYRSLDLSPLGIGRLIRGEPLREINVV; translated from the coding sequence ATGCGTTCTGAAGCAGACCCGCCGGCTGAAAGCGCCGATATTGTTGTTATCGGCGGGGCGGCCATGGGCAGCGCCGTTGCCTGCCATCTCGCCCTGGATCCCGCATTTTCCGGGCGGGTGGTCGTGATCGAAAGGGATCCGAGCTATCAGTTCTGTGCAACCGCCCGCTCGGCGGCCTCGATCCGCCAGCAGTTCTCCACACCCCTGAACATCGATATCTCGCTCTATGGCATCCAGGCGATGCGGTCGCTGGGCGACGATCTGGCCGTTGACGGCGATCGGCCCGACATCGCCCTGACCGAGGGGGGCTATCTTTTTCTGGCGACGCCGGAGAAGCTGGATATCCTGGACAGCAATCATCGCATTCAGACCCAGCGCGGCGCCGATATCCTGCGCTTGTCCCCGGACGACCTTTCGGCGCGGTTTCCATGGTTGGCGGTGGATGATATCGCCGGCGGCTGCTGGGGGCGCAGCGGCGAAGGCTGGTATGACGGCTACGGGCTGATGCGGGCTTTCCGGCGGCGGGCGGTGGCCGGCGGCGTGACTTATCGCACCGGCGTGGCGACCGGCGTAACCACGGCGGGCGGCCGGGTGACGGGGGTGCGGCTCGCCGATGGCGGGGTCTGCCCGGCGGCGGTGGTCGTCGACTGCGCCGGGACGGCGGCCGCCGGGATCGCCATGACCTGCGGTGTCGCTGTTCCCGTTCACAGCCGCAAACGGATGGTTTTCACCTTTACCTGTCCGGACCCGGTTCCGGACATGCCGCTCGTGGTCGATCCAGGCGGTGTCTACTGCCGTCCCGAAGGCCAGGGGTTCATTTGCGGTATGTCGCCGCCGGCCGACCGGGACCCTGATTGTTACGATTACGACGTCGACCACACGCTGTTCGAGGAGACGATCTGGCCTGTTCTGGCACGGCGCATCCCCGCATTCGAACGGTTGCGCACCGGTCCCGCCTGGGCCGGGCACTATGATATGAATGTATTCGACAGCAATGCGATCGTCGGGGGCGTGCCGGGTGTTGAAGGGTTCTATATGGCGACCGGATTCAGCGGCCACGGCCTGCAGCAGGCGCCGGCGGTCGGCCGGGGGCTGGCGGAACTGATTGTCCATGGCGGCTATCGAAGCCTGGATCTGTCGCCTTTGGGGATCGGGCGCCTGATCCGGGGAGAGCCGTTGCGGGAGATCAATGTCGTCTGA
- a CDS encoding sugar ABC transporter ATP-binding protein, which translates to MSAAKSADSSASFINIVDVSKRFGGVQALTDVGFSIDPGEIVCLAGENGSGKSTLIKVLSGVVEPTTGRIEIDGQSFDTLTPRLSVQHGIQVIYQDFALFGNLSVAENIAFSAELSAGRTLVRWRAMRELAARVLDRVGVKVDLDARVDTLALADKQLVAICRALSSEARLIIMDEPTTALTGKEVDSLLAIIRRLKQDGIAVLFVSHKLAEVMEVCEKIVVLRNGRSVAEGPAADFTLTSLGHHMTGRHFSQSAPVPLPADAPTLLKARGLVRGESLRNVDLDLHAGEVLGITGLLGSGRTALAKALFGLVRLDGGTIEIDGKPVEIGSPEQAIDAGIGYVPEDRLTEGLFLNQSISRNIAIGRLDAHTSPTGFLDRKSMAADVRHWLDRLQVVASGAEAPVESLSGGNQQRVVLARWLSTHPRILILNGPTVGVDIGSKADIHEIIRGLADSGLGVIVISDDIPEILGACHRILIMKDGRLTEEIAGGSVDEDELVRRLAS; encoded by the coding sequence ATGTCGGCGGCCAAGTCGGCGGATTCGTCCGCGTCGTTCATCAATATCGTCGATGTGTCGAAACGATTCGGCGGCGTGCAGGCGTTGACGGATGTCGGTTTCTCGATCGATCCCGGCGAAATCGTCTGTCTTGCCGGTGAGAACGGAAGCGGCAAATCCACGCTCATCAAGGTTCTTTCCGGTGTCGTCGAGCCCACCACAGGTCGGATCGAGATCGACGGCCAGTCATTCGACACGCTGACGCCGCGACTTTCCGTCCAGCACGGCATTCAGGTCATCTATCAGGATTTCGCGTTGTTCGGGAACCTGTCCGTGGCGGAGAACATCGCCTTCAGCGCCGAATTATCGGCCGGTCGCACCCTCGTGCGGTGGCGAGCGATGCGCGAACTCGCAGCCCGCGTCCTGGACCGGGTCGGTGTGAAGGTCGATCTTGACGCCAGGGTCGATACGCTGGCCCTGGCGGACAAGCAACTCGTCGCCATCTGCCGCGCGCTGTCGTCCGAAGCACGGCTCATCATCATGGACGAGCCGACCACCGCACTGACCGGCAAGGAGGTGGACTCACTGCTGGCGATCATCCGCCGCCTGAAGCAGGACGGCATCGCCGTGCTTTTCGTCAGCCACAAGCTGGCCGAGGTCATGGAGGTCTGCGAGAAGATCGTCGTGCTGCGCAACGGACGCAGCGTGGCAGAGGGTCCGGCCGCCGACTTTACCCTCACCTCGCTGGGTCATCACATGACCGGACGGCACTTCTCCCAGTCGGCGCCCGTACCACTGCCGGCCGACGCGCCCACGCTGCTGAAGGCGCGGGGGCTGGTGCGCGGCGAGAGCCTTCGCAATGTCGACCTGGACCTGCACGCGGGCGAAGTCCTCGGGATCACCGGGTTGCTGGGGTCCGGACGCACGGCGCTGGCCAAGGCGTTGTTCGGCCTGGTCAGGCTCGACGGCGGCACCATCGAAATAGACGGCAAGCCGGTGGAAATCGGGTCGCCAGAGCAGGCGATCGATGCCGGCATCGGCTATGTCCCGGAGGATCGGCTGACCGAGGGGCTGTTCCTGAACCAGTCGATCAGCCGCAATATCGCGATCGGGCGGCTCGACGCCCACACCTCGCCAACGGGTTTTCTCGACCGGAAATCCATGGCCGCCGACGTGCGCCACTGGCTCGATCGGCTGCAGGTCGTCGCGTCGGGCGCCGAGGCACCGGTGGAATCGCTGTCCGGCGGCAACCAGCAACGCGTGGTCCTGGCGCGGTGGCTGTCGACTCATCCGCGCATCCTGATCCTGAACGGCCCCACCGTCGGCGTCGACATCGGCTCCAAGGCCGATATCCACGAAATCATCAGGGGTCTGGCGGACTCCGGCCTGGGCGTCATCGTGATTTCCGACGACATCCCGGAGATATTGGGCGCGTGTCACCGGATCCTGATCATGAAGGACGGTCGGCTGACCGAGGAAATCGCCGGCGGCAGCGTCGACGAGGACGAACTCGTCCGCCGGCTCGCCTCGTGA
- a CDS encoding ABC transporter permease has protein sequence MSRIDFTRNETLVALVVVAFCAAAATASANFLTVTTLFDLLRNSIVIGIFAIGVQLVLISGGIDVSFTAISAFAMYTTTLTLVSLGVDVPWYGAFGLAIAIGGILGAINGIFIAIFRLPTLIVTLGTLSMFRGFLLTFVGSELISNVPAGMRDFSRMMMMRGTTEQGYFYSLPWAFAALVIVIALTWFILYRTLLGRQIFAIGGSVDSARRIGINVRATQFFVYIYVGAMAGLAGILHASMARVANPFDLVGLELSVIAAVVLGGARLTGGYGTITGTLLGVALIVLVNNSLILLGIPSTWQSVVIGVLILLGTGVPAFQAKRARQRAG, from the coding sequence TTGAGCAGGATCGACTTCACCCGCAACGAGACGCTGGTCGCCCTGGTGGTTGTCGCTTTCTGCGCGGCCGCAGCGACGGCGTCGGCGAACTTCCTCACCGTCACCACGCTGTTCGACCTTCTGCGGAATTCCATCGTCATCGGCATCTTCGCAATCGGCGTTCAACTGGTGCTGATTTCCGGCGGGATCGATGTCAGCTTCACCGCGATCTCCGCCTTTGCGATGTACACGACGACGCTGACGCTGGTCAGTCTGGGCGTCGATGTGCCGTGGTACGGTGCGTTCGGGCTCGCGATCGCCATCGGAGGCATTCTGGGCGCGATCAACGGCATCTTCATTGCCATCTTCAGGCTTCCGACGCTGATCGTAACGCTCGGCACGCTGTCGATGTTCAGGGGGTTCCTGCTCACCTTCGTCGGCAGCGAACTGATCTCGAACGTGCCGGCGGGCATGCGTGATTTTTCCCGCATGATGATGATGCGGGGAACGACCGAACAGGGATACTTCTACTCGCTGCCCTGGGCCTTCGCTGCACTGGTGATCGTGATTGCGCTGACCTGGTTCATTTTATACCGGACGCTGCTCGGACGGCAGATCTTCGCCATCGGCGGTTCGGTCGACAGCGCACGACGCATCGGCATCAATGTCCGGGCGACGCAGTTCTTCGTCTATATATATGTGGGCGCGATGGCTGGACTGGCCGGGATTCTCCACGCCTCGATGGCCCGGGTCGCCAACCCGTTCGATCTCGTGGGGCTTGAGCTTTCGGTCATCGCGGCGGTCGTTCTGGGCGGCGCGCGGCTGACCGGGGGCTACGGTACCATTACCGGCACCTTGCTGGGCGTGGCGCTGATCGTGCTGGTCAACAACAGCCTGATCCTGCTCGGCATACCGTCGACCTGGCAGTCGGTCGTCATCGGCGTCCTGATCCTGCTGGGCACGGGCGTTCCGGCCTTTCAGGCAAAACGCGCCCGCCAGCGCGCCGGATGA
- a CDS encoding ABC transporter permease, whose translation MTKSDTQSSQAIGPDTGIAARLSSFAASQIGRLAIITALIFVAMTVLSPERFLSTANMTSMAFQFPEFAILALAMMLAMLTGGIDLSVIGVANLSAICGALTLSTLAGVSATGLDAGLIIVLAIVIALTVGLLAGLINGIAIGHFGLPPILATLGSGLVFTGLGVAITGGSAVIGFPGGFSMIGNGRFIGIPVPVIIFAVLAGAIALMLNRTGYGTRIMLLGANPLAARFSGMNDLRITIRSYMMGGALAATAGLVIMSRANSAKADYGSSYLLLTVLICVLGGINPYGGFGRIAGLVLAVLSLQFFSSGLNMLQVSNFAREFIWGALLLVVMVVNSSMLTGNRR comes from the coding sequence GTGACGAAGTCCGATACCCAGTCTTCACAGGCGATCGGCCCCGACACCGGGATTGCGGCCCGGTTGTCGTCGTTCGCCGCCTCGCAGATCGGACGGCTGGCGATCATCACCGCGCTGATCTTCGTCGCCATGACCGTACTTTCGCCGGAGCGGTTCCTGTCGACTGCGAACATGACGTCTATGGCGTTCCAGTTCCCCGAATTTGCCATTCTTGCTCTGGCGATGATGCTGGCGATGCTGACCGGCGGGATCGACCTTTCCGTCATCGGCGTTGCCAATCTGTCGGCGATCTGCGGCGCGCTGACACTGTCGACGCTTGCCGGCGTCAGCGCCACCGGACTGGACGCCGGGCTGATCATCGTTCTGGCGATCGTCATCGCCCTGACGGTCGGTTTGCTGGCCGGGCTGATCAACGGCATCGCCATCGGCCATTTCGGTCTGCCGCCGATCCTGGCGACCCTGGGGTCGGGGCTGGTGTTCACCGGGCTGGGCGTGGCGATCACCGGCGGCAGCGCCGTCATCGGCTTTCCCGGTGGCTTTTCCATGATCGGCAACGGGCGCTTCATCGGCATTCCCGTCCCGGTGATCATCTTCGCGGTTCTGGCCGGCGCGATCGCGTTGATGCTCAACCGGACCGGCTATGGCACCCGCATCATGTTACTGGGCGCCAACCCGCTCGCGGCACGCTTTTCCGGCATGAACGACCTCAGGATCACGATCCGCAGCTACATGATGGGCGGCGCACTCGCGGCGACAGCAGGGCTCGTGATCATGAGCCGGGCCAACAGCGCCAAGGCCGACTACGGGTCCAGCTATCTTCTGCTGACCGTGCTCATCTGCGTTCTCGGCGGCATCAATCCGTATGGCGGCTTCGGACGTATCGCCGGACTCGTTCTGGCGGTGCTTTCGCTGCAGTTCTTCTCCAGCGGCCTCAACATGCTGCAGGTCTCGAACTTCGCGCGCGAGTTCATCTGGGGTGCGCTTCTCCTCGTGGTCATGG
- a CDS encoding DUF6356 family protein yields the protein MAAGSHQPIEKVLIMKLFTEHPESVGESYLEHMGVAASFGGQLFLASMACFVHAVLPFLFTKTGSGIITKLHTRMVTGRSRVPASAADDVTTAQS from the coding sequence ATGGCGGCCGGAAGCCACCAACCGATCGAGAAGGTCCTGATCATGAAACTTTTTACCGAGCACCCCGAATCCGTTGGCGAAAGCTATTTGGAACACATGGGTGTGGCCGCAAGCTTCGGCGGGCAGCTTTTTTTGGCGTCGATGGCCTGCTTTGTCCATGCCGTGCTGCCGTTCCTGTTCACGAAGACGGGCAGCGGCATCATCACCAAACTACACACCCGCATGGTCACCGGGCGCAGCCGGGTGCCAGCCAGCGCTGCCGACGACGTCACGACCGCACAAAGCTGA
- a CDS encoding Lrp/AsnC family transcriptional regulator, whose protein sequence is MDTTDRRILALLQEDGSLSVQDLARRLDLPPTSCWRRVRSLEDTGVLRKRVALVDPESVGLGMVAFVFVRTNQHEPAWLKRFAEAVATMPEILETHRLSGETDYLIKAVVKDMKGYDAFYKRLISAVPLYDVSTSFSMECIKETTALPLTVAG, encoded by the coding sequence ATGGACACAACCGATCGGCGGATACTGGCGCTGCTCCAGGAAGACGGCTCGCTGTCCGTTCAGGATCTCGCCCGTCGGCTCGACCTCCCGCCGACGTCGTGCTGGCGGCGCGTCCGATCGCTGGAGGATACCGGCGTGCTGCGCAAGCGGGTCGCGCTGGTCGATCCGGAATCGGTGGGACTGGGGATGGTGGCCTTCGTGTTCGTGCGGACAAACCAGCACGAGCCGGCGTGGTTGAAGCGCTTCGCCGAGGCTGTCGCCACCATGCCGGAAATTCTGGAGACTCACCGCCTCAGCGGCGAAACCGATTACCTGATCAAGGCGGTGGTCAAGGACATGAAAGGCTATGATGCGTTTTACAAGCGGCTCATTTCCGCCGTGCCGCTTTACGATGTCAGCACCAGCTTCTCGATGGAGTGCATCAAGGAGACCACGGCTCTACCCTTGACGGTGGCCGGATGA
- a CDS encoding autoinducer 2 ABC transporter substrate-binding protein, with the protein MTRKSVLLAASAALTVGMMGTAGAQDDAYDIATVVKISGIQWFNRMEEGVADFAEDTGHNAFQVGPAQADAQQQVQLLEDMIAQGVDAITVVPFSPEALEPVLARAMEAGITVISHEASNIENVHWDIEAFSNAGFGENLMQNLGECLGGEGEYAIFVGSLTSKTHNEWVDAAVAYQEENFPDMTLVGSKNETFDDQQEAYAATQELLRAYPDVRGFQGSASTDVAGIGLALEERGMAEDTCVVGTSLPSIANQYLETGAVDMISFWDPALAGYAMNQLAVMMLEGEEIEAGMDLGLEGYESIEMDGKVLYGQAWVEVTADNAADYPF; encoded by the coding sequence ATGACCCGGAAATCTGTGCTACTCGCCGCTTCGGCCGCGCTTACTGTGGGGATGATGGGCACGGCAGGCGCCCAGGACGACGCCTACGACATTGCCACTGTCGTCAAGATCTCGGGCATCCAGTGGTTCAACCGCATGGAAGAAGGCGTGGCCGACTTTGCCGAGGACACCGGCCACAACGCGTTCCAGGTCGGTCCGGCGCAGGCCGACGCCCAGCAGCAGGTCCAGCTTCTCGAAGACATGATCGCGCAGGGCGTCGATGCCATCACCGTTGTTCCGTTTTCGCCGGAAGCGCTGGAACCCGTTCTTGCGCGCGCCATGGAAGCCGGCATCACGGTCATCTCGCACGAAGCGTCGAACATCGAGAACGTCCATTGGGACATCGAGGCGTTCTCCAATGCCGGCTTCGGCGAGAACCTGATGCAGAATCTCGGCGAATGCCTGGGCGGCGAAGGCGAATACGCCATCTTCGTCGGCAGCCTGACGTCGAAGACCCACAATGAATGGGTCGATGCCGCCGTCGCCTACCAGGAAGAGAACTTCCCCGACATGACGCTGGTGGGCTCGAAGAACGAGACCTTCGACGACCAGCAGGAAGCCTATGCCGCCACGCAGGAACTGCTCCGCGCCTATCCCGATGTTCGCGGATTCCAGGGCAGCGCCTCGACCGACGTCGCAGGCATCGGCCTGGCGCTGGAAGAACGCGGCATGGCCGAAGACACCTGCGTCGTCGGCACCAGCCTGCCATCGATCGCCAATCAGTATCTGGAAACCGGCGCCGTGGACATGATTTCGTTCTGGGATCCCGCCCTCGCCGGCTATGCCATGAACCAGCTCGCCGTCATGATGCTTGAGGGCGAGGAAATCGAGGCGGGCATGGATCTCGGCCTCGAAGGCTATGAGAGCATCGAGATGGACGGCAAGGTTCTCTACGGCCAGGCCTGGGTCGAAGTCACCGCCGACAACGCCGCCGATTATCCGTTCTGA